A genomic region of Pseudomonadota bacterium contains the following coding sequences:
- a CDS encoding isochorismatase family protein, with amino-acid sequence MTGRPYSGELAIKPDGTALLVVDVQEKLVAAVPEPLRAPMLRNLELLLEGARMLGLKTFVTEQYPKGLGPTLSALRERLDAMSPAPQRFEKLAFDACGAEGLVPALRTVFDSAHSGQGQAPAVVVAGMEAHICVYQSARGLAQAGFRVQVPIDAVCSRSSEDRRIAEGLLSASGAVVTSTETVLFDLFGRAGSEEFKAFSRLLR; translated from the coding sequence ATGACTGGTCGTCCGTACTCGGGCGAGCTCGCGATCAAGCCCGATGGTACGGCGCTGCTCGTGGTGGATGTGCAGGAGAAGCTGGTGGCGGCGGTGCCGGAACCGCTGCGCGCGCCCATGCTGCGCAACTTGGAACTGCTGCTCGAGGGTGCACGCATGCTCGGTCTGAAGACGTTCGTGACCGAGCAGTACCCCAAGGGCCTTGGCCCGACCTTGAGCGCGCTTCGAGAACGCCTCGATGCCATGAGCCCGGCCCCGCAGCGCTTCGAGAAGCTCGCGTTCGACGCCTGCGGTGCCGAGGGTCTTGTCCCGGCCCTGCGGACCGTGTTCGATTCCGCGCACAGCGGGCAAGGACAGGCTCCCGCCGTCGTGGTGGCGGGCATGGAGGCGCACATCTGCGTCTATCAGAGTGCCCGCGGCTTGGCGCAAGCCGGTTTTCGTGTGCAGGTTCCCATCGACGCCGTGTGCTCCCGCAGCAGCGAAGATCGCCGCATCGCCGAGGGTCTGCTCAGCGCTTCCGGCGCCGTCGTCACGAGCACCGAAACCGTGTTGTTCG